A region of Moorena producens PAL-8-15-08-1 DNA encodes the following proteins:
- a CDS encoding SdrD B-like domain-containing protein gives MKSLLNYLQAIAPDLGSKSLPYPLGKSFPSQFFPHTLIGSLMLVSAIAGYATPVWAVSELQLVKDANDSDGNLVREVPSGQEFIYTIRVSCSGDEDCQDVVITDQLPPQIDWSSENVSILPGRPATFTYDEDTGLVTVEYNSPIPAGSPVNLEIRVQFPPGTTVNDIEATNLAEGTSSNAGNATSEALTVTSDVDSNAALNKWTLEKNRVIPSNGDPALDSPVTYELELCHARNLESGINLENVVVQDTLPVGSTFVSATNEGTHNSGVVTWNVGNLSIQSGRNCFNAQVSVEYPSGTFNTSGANSTVINPATATGELIDGTPLLNLNGEAEHGFADANYQGTLSSKSFSGQVAIGNEFEFRLDPRNTGNVPMTTLTVTDDLDQVNDDGINLLDQVRVTRIRTGRYNNYTGDVIVRYKTNLNPLTAGTSHPQNTTLTIGTDITLGAGEYITGVEFEYTNVPVGFQATGGSNRPKLFVEVQPDRSIGETIKNCAQLTWTPNSPTNPLEKCQETEISALQAILNPNKTDETSSGPYAPGDTIEFRLQFRNESSATADYVNPIIADLLPAGLDYGGAWRFTNGGSSSLPADPPINFEAIPNYNGTGRTLLRWEITGTQIPENRWLRIYVDTVVEQGVSTGSLTNELFIMSNDSVFDCNNNNRRTQDTVDVDGDGITDETICRRTANVDVAAIATLDSEKVVQGEVDTSFSTSGTTVPGGQVDYQLTITNQGTVPMTNILVVDLLPAIGDTQVLNTSSARGSQWRPNLAGPVTVAIPGVTVEYTTNSNPCRPNPTDGQDLNWPSGCVNDWSTTFPSDPSAVTALRFNLGNLVLDPLESVVLNWPMRAPAGAPTNGEIAWNSFAFVSTRTDQSGAAATLLPAEPPKVGIVIQPPTPAIIGDLVWDDQNGNGIQDNSELGINGVRVELWQDGGDGQPGTSDDSFYGFTLTAPDGTGNDGVYLFSNVPAGDYFLKFIPPDNLNLSPQDQGGDETADSDADPNTGQTNVFSVNQTTDTSDFDAGLTSVDPATASLGDFVWLDTDGNGSQDGGEVGVNGVTVELYDTANTLIDSTQTSNDFNDNPGFYRFRDLTPGTYYVKFIAPPSHAFSPQDQGDDTLDSDADATGQTANITLSAGDSNQDVDAGIVPQPILGDFVWIDNNGDGLQNLGELGLNGVTVKVYNPGADGEAGGGDDSLVATTVTTNDVAGNPGFYSFSGLAAGNYFLEFIAPSGYEIGFQNVGNDDTIDSDADPSTGYTEVFALAASEDNRDLDVGMIALPVTSTGEVSGTLYQDNNPQNDTFDNGESTLPANIRVVLYQDVNSNDVIDAGDTQQATTDTDNSGNYSFTSLEPGKYIVQIDTNDPEIPDEFMLGTSNDIPIEVTTTAVTDINFGFDQSLPNVILVKRITAIKRKDSNVWESLPTSGSPFVDGIDSPGSENHVGSDRAPDDNDPNWPNPNIYLRGLINSGTVMPGDELEYTVYFLSNGSNYAKSLRICDRVPAETTFIPDAFNQTAGFPASDVGIALFESTDPLPTSGLAEPNIYLTNIPDSDRGRYYSPGTSVPAGCNVPVNQNGVVVVEVGDVPEATAPGEPPNSYGFIRFRALVK, from the coding sequence ATGAAATCTTTATTGAACTATCTCCAAGCGATCGCACCCGATTTGGGATCAAAAAGTCTACCCTATCCTCTAGGAAAAAGTTTTCCTTCCCAGTTTTTTCCCCATACACTGATTGGCAGTTTGATGTTAGTCAGTGCGATCGCAGGTTACGCTACTCCAGTATGGGCGGTTTCCGAACTCCAGTTGGTGAAAGACGCTAATGATAGCGATGGTAATCTCGTTAGAGAAGTTCCATCAGGACAAGAATTTATCTACACCATCCGGGTCTCCTGTAGTGGAGATGAAGACTGCCAGGATGTGGTGATTACTGACCAACTCCCTCCTCAAATTGATTGGTCTTCTGAGAATGTCAGCATCCTTCCTGGACGTCCTGCTACTTTCACCTATGACGAGGATACAGGACTGGTTACCGTTGAGTATAATTCACCGATTCCAGCAGGTTCCCCGGTCAACTTGGAGATTCGAGTCCAGTTTCCCCCCGGTACGACTGTAAACGATATAGAAGCAACTAACCTAGCCGAAGGGACGAGTTCTAATGCCGGGAATGCCACCTCCGAGGCTCTAACCGTTACCTCTGATGTCGATTCAAACGCTGCGTTAAATAAGTGGACATTGGAGAAAAATCGGGTGATTCCTAGCAATGGTGATCCCGCTCTTGATTCACCAGTGACCTATGAGCTTGAGCTTTGCCATGCCCGGAATCTTGAGAGTGGTATCAACCTAGAAAATGTAGTTGTGCAAGATACTCTTCCGGTTGGGTCAACTTTTGTTAGTGCTACCAATGAGGGTACCCATAACTCAGGGGTTGTCACTTGGAATGTCGGTAACCTCAGTATTCAGAGTGGCAGAAATTGTTTCAACGCACAAGTCTCTGTTGAGTATCCTAGTGGTACCTTCAACACTAGTGGTGCCAATAGTACTGTGATTAACCCAGCTACTGCAACAGGAGAACTGATTGATGGCACCCCTTTGTTGAACTTAAATGGTGAGGCTGAACATGGTTTTGCAGACGCTAACTATCAAGGCACATTGAGTTCTAAATCATTCTCGGGTCAGGTGGCTATTGGCAATGAATTTGAGTTTCGGCTTGACCCAAGAAATACCGGTAATGTACCGATGACTACTCTAACAGTCACTGACGACCTAGATCAAGTCAATGACGATGGGATTAACCTCTTAGATCAGGTGCGGGTCACTAGAATTCGCACAGGCAGATACAACAATTACACTGGGGATGTGATTGTCCGCTACAAAACTAATCTCAACCCCTTGACAGCCGGTACCTCACACCCTCAGAACACCACCCTCACCATTGGGACGGACATCACCTTAGGAGCAGGGGAATACATTACAGGGGTTGAGTTCGAGTACACCAATGTACCAGTAGGTTTTCAAGCTACAGGAGGCAGTAATAGACCAAAACTGTTTGTAGAGGTTCAGCCTGACCGCTCGATTGGGGAGACGATCAAGAACTGTGCCCAACTGACTTGGACGCCCAATTCACCAACAAACCCCCTGGAAAAGTGCCAAGAGACAGAAATCTCGGCATTACAAGCGATCCTAAATCCAAACAAAACAGATGAAACTAGTAGTGGACCCTATGCTCCTGGTGACACCATAGAATTTCGGCTACAGTTTCGCAACGAGTCGAGCGCTACCGCAGATTATGTCAATCCCATTATTGCCGATTTACTGCCAGCAGGGCTTGACTATGGGGGTGCCTGGAGGTTTACCAATGGGGGATCGAGTAGTTTGCCCGCTGACCCTCCGATCAACTTCGAGGCGATTCCCAACTACAACGGCACCGGTCGCACGTTGCTGCGTTGGGAAATTACAGGAACCCAAATACCAGAGAATAGGTGGCTGAGAATCTATGTCGATACAGTGGTTGAGCAGGGCGTGAGTACAGGTTCGTTGACTAATGAATTATTCATCATGTCCAACGATAGTGTGTTCGATTGCAACAATAATAACCGCAGAACTCAGGATACGGTTGATGTGGATGGGGATGGCATCACCGATGAGACGATTTGTCGCAGAACAGCAAACGTTGACGTAGCTGCGATCGCAACCCTCGATTCAGAAAAAGTAGTTCAGGGTGAGGTCGATACCAGTTTTTCCACTAGTGGCACCACGGTTCCGGGGGGACAGGTAGATTACCAGCTCACTATCACCAATCAAGGCACGGTACCGATGACTAATATACTAGTAGTCGATCTGTTGCCTGCCATCGGCGATACTCAAGTGCTCAATACTAGTTCAGCCAGGGGTTCCCAATGGCGTCCTAATCTCGCTGGTCCGGTTACCGTGGCCATTCCTGGTGTTACGGTTGAATACACCACCAATTCCAATCCTTGCCGTCCTAATCCTACTGATGGTCAAGACCTCAATTGGCCTAGTGGCTGCGTCAATGACTGGAGTACTACCTTTCCCAGTGACCCCAGTGCGGTCACCGCTCTGAGGTTTAACTTGGGTAACCTGGTTCTCGACCCCCTAGAGTCGGTGGTCCTCAACTGGCCAATGCGAGCACCGGCTGGAGCACCAACCAACGGCGAGATTGCCTGGAATTCCTTTGCTTTCGTCTCGACACGAACGGATCAATCCGGTGCGGCAGCTACCTTGTTACCCGCAGAACCCCCCAAAGTCGGCATTGTGATTCAACCCCCCACCCCTGCCATCATTGGAGACTTAGTCTGGGATGACCAAAATGGTAATGGGATTCAAGATAATAGTGAACTGGGTATCAATGGGGTGCGGGTTGAGTTGTGGCAAGACGGAGGTGATGGTCAACCTGGTACCAGTGACGATAGTTTCTATGGGTTTACCTTAACTGCTCCCGATGGTACCGGTAATGATGGGGTTTACCTTTTCTCGAACGTGCCAGCGGGAGATTACTTTCTGAAATTCATTCCCCCAGACAACCTAAATCTCTCTCCTCAAGACCAGGGTGGTGATGAGACCGCTGACTCCGATGCGGATCCCAATACTGGACAGACAAATGTTTTTAGTGTTAACCAGACTACAGACACCAGTGATTTCGATGCTGGACTAACTTCTGTAGACCCAGCTACCGCTAGTTTAGGTGATTTCGTTTGGTTGGATACCGATGGCAATGGTAGTCAAGATGGGGGTGAAGTTGGTGTCAATGGCGTCACTGTTGAACTTTATGATACTGCTAACACTCTGATCGACTCGACCCAAACCAGTAATGACTTCAATGATAATCCTGGTTTCTATCGCTTCCGGGACTTGACACCAGGTACCTATTATGTAAAGTTCATTGCGCCCCCTAGTCATGCTTTCTCTCCCCAAGACCAGGGTGATGACACTCTAGACTCGGATGCTGATGCTACTGGACAAACGGCTAACATTACCCTCAGTGCTGGAGACAGTAACCAGGATGTAGATGCAGGGATAGTACCTCAGCCGATCTTAGGTGATTTTGTCTGGATTGATAATAATGGTGATGGACTCCAAAACCTTGGTGAATTGGGTCTCAATGGTGTGACGGTCAAGGTTTATAACCCAGGTGCTGATGGTGAAGCTGGTGGCGGGGATGATAGTCTAGTTGCCACTACAGTGACTACCAACGATGTGGCTGGGAATCCTGGTTTCTACTCCTTCTCTGGCTTAGCAGCAGGAAACTATTTCTTAGAGTTTATCGCTCCCTCTGGCTATGAGATTGGTTTCCAAAATGTGGGCAATGATGACACGATTGATTCTGATGCTGACCCGAGTACGGGATATACCGAAGTCTTTGCTCTAGCTGCATCGGAAGACAATCGAGACCTCGATGTGGGGATGATTGCTCTTCCGGTTACATCTACTGGTGAAGTATCGGGTACTCTCTACCAAGACAACAATCCCCAAAACGATACTTTCGACAATGGTGAATCTACCTTACCTGCCAACATTAGGGTAGTACTATACCAAGACGTTAACAGTAATGATGTTATTGATGCTGGTGATACCCAACAAGCCACTACTGATACTGATAATAGTGGCAATTACAGCTTCACCAGCTTAGAGCCAGGAAAATACATTGTGCAAATCGATACCAACGATCCTGAGATCCCCGATGAGTTCATGTTAGGAACCTCTAATGATATACCGATTGAGGTGACTACTACTGCTGTGACTGATATTAACTTTGGGTTTGATCAAAGCCTCCCCAACGTGATCCTGGTCAAACGTATTACCGCTATTAAGCGCAAAGACAGTAACGTTTGGGAATCTTTACCCACATCTGGCTCACCTTTTGTTGATGGTATTGATAGTCCTGGTTCTGAGAATCATGTCGGAAGCGATCGCGCTCCTGATGATAATGACCCTAACTGGCCCAATCCCAATATTTATCTGCGGGGATTAATTAACTCTGGCACAGTGATGCCAGGGGATGAGTTGGAATACACTGTGTACTTCCTTTCCAATGGCAGCAATTACGCCAAGAGCCTGCGTATCTGTGACCGAGTTCCGGCAGAAACTACTTTTATTCCGGATGCCTTCAACCAAACTGCTGGTTTCCCAGCTAGTGATGTCGGGATTGCCTTGTTCGAGAGTACTGATCCTTTACCCACCAGTGGTTTAGCTGAACCGAACATATATCTAACTAATATTCCCGATAGCGATCGCGGTCGGTATTACTCACCAGGGACCTCAGTGCCAGCGGGATGTAATGTACCTGTCAACCAAAATGGAGTTGTGGTGGTGGAAGTGGGAGATGTGCCCGAAGCTACTGCACCAGGAGAGCCACCGAATTCCTATGGGTTTATCCGATTCCGGGCTCTAGTGAAGTAA
- the thrS gene encoding threonine--tRNA ligase, which yields MLNSEPSEQPEKIHLPRTSESETLQRIRHTTSHVMAMAVQKLFPKAQVTIGPWIENGFYYDFDQPEPFTEQDLKKIQKEMVKIIKRKLPVIREEVPREEAQQRIKELGESYKLEILADLEDPISIYHLGDEWWDLCAGPHVENTSEINPKAIELESVAGAYWRGDASNTQLQRIYGTAWENPEQLQEYKRRKQEALKRDHRKLGKELGLFIFSDPVGPGLPLWTPKGTVLRTLLKDFLTQEQLKRGYLPVETPHIGRVDLFKVSGHWQNYKEDMFPMMAEDEEAAAAEQGFVLKPMNCPFHIQIYKSELRSYRELPMRLAEFGTVYRYEQSGELGGLTRVRGFTVDDSHLFVMPDQLDQEFLNVVDLILSVFKTLQMKKFKARLSFRDPASDKYIGSDQAWEKAQGAIRRAVDTLGMESVEVPGEAAFYGPKLDFIFQDLLDREWQLGTVQVDYNLPERFDLEYVAEDGTRQRPVMIHRAPFGSIERLTGILIEQYGGDFPFWLAPVQARLLPVGDAQLPFAQEMATKMRSHGIRAEVDTSGERLGKAIRNAEKAKIPVMSVIGAKEVEANSLNIRTRAAGELGMMPIDLVVEKMEQANRNRENF from the coding sequence ATGCTTAACTCAGAACCCTCCGAACAGCCTGAAAAAATTCATTTGCCCCGTACTAGCGAATCCGAGACCCTACAAAGAATCCGTCATACGACCTCCCATGTGATGGCAATGGCCGTCCAGAAGCTATTTCCGAAGGCTCAGGTGACTATCGGTCCTTGGATTGAAAATGGTTTTTATTATGATTTTGATCAGCCAGAACCGTTTACTGAGCAAGACCTAAAGAAAATCCAAAAGGAAATGGTCAAAATCATTAAGCGGAAGCTTCCGGTAATTCGAGAAGAGGTGCCACGGGAAGAAGCTCAACAGCGGATCAAGGAACTGGGTGAATCCTATAAACTGGAAATTTTGGCAGATTTAGAAGACCCGATCTCGATTTACCACTTGGGGGATGAGTGGTGGGATTTGTGTGCTGGTCCCCATGTGGAAAATACCAGTGAAATCAACCCGAAGGCCATTGAATTGGAAAGTGTGGCTGGGGCTTACTGGCGAGGGGATGCGAGTAATACTCAACTCCAGCGCATTTATGGTACAGCTTGGGAAAACCCAGAGCAACTACAGGAATATAAGCGCCGTAAGCAAGAAGCCCTGAAACGGGATCACCGTAAGCTGGGTAAAGAACTGGGACTGTTTATCTTTTCTGACCCGGTGGGACCAGGATTACCCCTGTGGACCCCGAAAGGAACGGTTTTGCGTACCCTTTTGAAAGATTTCCTCACGCAAGAACAGCTTAAACGAGGTTATCTACCAGTGGAGACACCCCATATTGGTCGAGTGGACTTGTTTAAGGTATCCGGTCACTGGCAGAACTATAAAGAGGATATGTTCCCGATGATGGCTGAGGATGAGGAAGCAGCAGCCGCAGAACAAGGATTTGTCCTAAAGCCGATGAATTGCCCCTTCCATATCCAAATTTATAAGAGTGAATTGCGCTCCTACCGGGAATTGCCCATGCGCTTGGCAGAGTTTGGTACAGTGTATCGCTATGAGCAATCTGGGGAACTGGGGGGGTTGACCAGGGTGCGTGGTTTCACGGTGGATGATTCTCACCTATTTGTGATGCCAGATCAGTTAGATCAGGAATTCCTCAATGTGGTGGATTTAATCCTGTCAGTGTTCAAAACTCTGCAAATGAAGAAATTTAAAGCACGGTTGAGTTTCCGTGACCCGGCCTCGGATAAGTATATTGGTTCGGATCAGGCTTGGGAAAAAGCCCAAGGAGCAATTCGCCGTGCTGTAGATACCTTGGGCATGGAATCCGTTGAAGTACCAGGGGAAGCGGCATTTTATGGCCCGAAACTGGACTTTATCTTCCAGGATCTCCTCGACAGGGAATGGCAGTTAGGAACGGTACAGGTGGATTACAACTTGCCAGAACGATTTGATTTGGAGTATGTGGCAGAAGATGGCACTCGCCAACGCCCGGTTATGATTCACCGTGCCCCCTTTGGGTCTATCGAGCGGCTAACTGGGATATTGATTGAACAGTATGGGGGAGACTTCCCCTTCTGGTTAGCACCAGTACAAGCACGATTGTTACCAGTCGGGGACGCACAGTTGCCTTTTGCTCAGGAAATGGCAACAAAAATGCGATCGCATGGGATTCGAGCAGAAGTCGATACCAGTGGGGAAAGGCTTGGTAAAGCAATTCGTAATGCCGAAAAGGCTAAAATCCCGGTGATGAGTGTGATTGGTGCCAAGGAAGTCGAAGCAAACAGTTTGAATATTCGTACCCGTGCCGCTGGGGAATTGGGAATGATGCCCATAGACCTGGTTGTAGAAAAGATGGAGCAGGCAAATCGCAATCGGGAGAATTTTTAG
- a CDS encoding Uma2 family endonuclease: MIASTATYEVTWEKLPDDFVLDDEPVDDINQPSLAAALTQSLEIAGKLPANALTTTNYGICATLNGKIVVKAPDWGYVPSIRVPREEVKRSYTPRLQGDIPAIVMEFLSDTEGGEYSNKPTYPPGKWFYYEQVLQVPNYVIFEPDTGVIEVYRLDDSGRYQLQPPDGYNRYWIDEISLFLGIWQGTRENRTGYWLRWWDQQAELLLWGSELVIQEQQRAEQERQRAEKLAAQLRAAGIEPEA; encoded by the coding sequence ATGATAGCTAGTACAGCTACTTACGAAGTTACCTGGGAAAAGTTACCTGATGATTTTGTTCTTGACGACGAACCAGTGGATGATATCAATCAACCATCTCTGGCTGCTGCTCTGACACAAAGTTTGGAAATTGCTGGCAAACTACCAGCTAATGCTCTGACTACGACCAATTATGGCATCTGTGCCACTTTGAATGGCAAAATCGTGGTAAAAGCCCCAGATTGGGGATATGTCCCATCGATTCGAGTGCCCAGAGAAGAAGTGAAACGCAGTTATACCCCAAGACTTCAAGGGGATATTCCTGCTATTGTCATGGAATTTCTCTCTGATACTGAAGGTGGGGAGTATTCCAACAAGCCAACCTATCCTCCGGGCAAGTGGTTTTACTATGAGCAAGTGTTACAGGTTCCCAACTATGTCATTTTTGAGCCAGACACTGGAGTAATAGAAGTCTATCGGTTAGATGATTCAGGACGTTATCAACTCCAACCACCCGATGGGTATAACCGTTACTGGATTGATGAAATCAGCTTATTTTTGGGTATCTGGCAAGGAACTAGGGAAAACCGAACTGGTTACTGGTTACGTTGGTGGGATCAGCAAGCAGAACTTTTGCTATGGGGTTCGGAGTTGGTCATCCAGGAACAGCAACGAGCTGAACAGGAACGGCAACGAGCCGAGAAATTGGCAGCGCAGCTAAGAGCAGCAGGCATCGAGCCAGAGGCATAA
- a CDS encoding H-type lectin domain-containing protein, which produces MNDFDILKKTIDRLRSERDDLKKELDTYRSYLDKRSTDIRALIYTELQLFSPKIAEELRKEFRTQFHLVIGLLLFTTLFTTVSGFVVMSSLVDSSVKGHIKDQQKQLDKLNKRINNSLFDNRVDLQVLQQQTQTIKTQTQDYQKQAQYLNSKVQSLDINASTIEKKLNALIESDPVALGDIVERINNLTQDSNQLITISRSIEEVASSQIKLESGEISVREGNLSKGDGRRRISGEKKFNTNFSSDPVVYIALNDIDSDNDENLRLKVDVTHVNREGFHYVLETWGDTRVYSANASWFAYGK; this is translated from the coding sequence ATGAATGATTTTGACATACTTAAAAAAACTATCGATCGCCTAAGAAGCGAACGAGATGATCTCAAGAAAGAACTAGATACCTACCGAAGTTATCTGGATAAGCGCTCTACAGATATCAGAGCTTTAATTTATACAGAATTACAACTATTTTCACCCAAAATAGCTGAGGAACTAAGGAAGGAATTCAGAACACAATTTCACCTAGTGATTGGCTTGTTGCTTTTCACTACCCTATTCACCACAGTCAGTGGTTTTGTAGTTATGTCTAGTCTTGTTGATAGTTCGGTAAAAGGACATATCAAAGATCAACAAAAACAACTTGATAAACTCAACAAACGTATAAATAACTCTCTATTTGATAACCGAGTTGATCTGCAAGTTCTTCAGCAACAAACTCAAACTATCAAAACCCAAACTCAAGATTATCAAAAACAAGCTCAATATCTAAATAGTAAGGTGCAAAGCTTAGATATCAACGCTTCTACTATAGAGAAAAAACTTAATGCTCTTATAGAATCAGACCCAGTCGCCTTGGGAGATATAGTTGAACGGATCAATAACTTAACTCAAGATAGTAATCAGTTGATTACTATCTCTAGAAGTATCGAAGAAGTGGCTAGTTCACAGATTAAACTGGAGAGTGGAGAAATTTCTGTTAGGGAAGGGAATTTATCAAAAGGTGATGGCAGACGAAGAATATCAGGTGAGAAAAAGTTTAATACGAACTTTTCTTCCGATCCTGTGGTTTATATTGCTTTAAACGATATCGATAGTGATAATGATGAAAATCTCCGATTAAAAGTTGATGTAACTCATGTCAATCGAGAGGGGTTTCATTATGTATTGGAAACCTGGGGAGACACGCGGGTTTACAGCGCTAATGCAAGTTGGTTTGCCTATGGCAAATAA
- a CDS encoding DUF2973 domain-containing protein, with translation MLHLIYLVAFTVLAFLAIGNLIRNLLSLSFDSQRSFSASGKSPTQWGRNQVNANPSPAKSVPHPELLDDSGNPINEPLLVMRSMTVEDARQQLDAIYNSSPGNSKGKTEENQ, from the coding sequence ATGTTACACCTAATTTATCTAGTTGCCTTTACTGTTCTAGCATTTTTAGCAATTGGAAATTTAATTCGCAACCTATTAAGTTTGAGTTTTGATTCCCAGCGTTCTTTCTCAGCATCGGGAAAATCACCCACCCAATGGGGACGGAATCAAGTGAATGCCAATCCATCTCCTGCTAAGTCAGTACCGCACCCGGAACTGCTTGATGATAGTGGCAACCCTATTAATGAACCCCTGTTAGTGATGCGGTCAATGACCGTTGAAGACGCTCGCCAACAGTTAGACGCTATATACAATTCTTCTCCCGGTAACAGCAAGGGGAAGACAGAAGAAAACCAATAG
- a CDS encoding DUF2605 domain-containing protein, translated as MNQPQPSTPELLKTILEPLLVDFDYWFERSLSLLETEDITFLTKEEQSDLVKRVKEAQQEVNTAKMLFNATDGQVGVELSTMMPWHQLVRECWGVAIRWRSLASGASESAASGND; from the coding sequence ATGAATCAACCCCAGCCATCAACACCGGAGTTACTCAAAACCATATTGGAACCGCTACTAGTAGATTTTGACTACTGGTTTGAGCGATCGCTTTCGTTGTTAGAAACTGAAGATATCACCTTTTTGACCAAGGAGGAACAATCTGACCTAGTCAAGCGGGTAAAGGAAGCCCAGCAGGAGGTAAATACAGCTAAAATGCTTTTTAACGCTACCGATGGTCAAGTAGGAGTTGAACTTTCTACCATGATGCCATGGCACCAATTAGTGAGAGAATGTTGGGGAGTGGCAATCCGGTGGCGATCATTGGCATCCGGTGCATCCGAGTCAGCGGCTTCAGGGAATGACTAA